A stretch of DNA from Brevibacillus ruminantium:
ATCTTCATCATCATAGGGAAATGTCCCTGTCTCCGCAAGGAAAACCTTGATCGGATGTGCGCTTTGGAAAACTTTCCTTCAACTCTGTAAAAGGAGATGATATGCTTGGAGGAAAAAGTCGAAAAATTATGAATGGATTGAGGTTCCGCCATGCTGATTGTGAAGGATATCCTGTTGCAATTGCTTATCATTTTGGTGCCGGCTGTATTGTACAAGAGCATTTGGTTGGACAGAATGTCAGCAGATCATTCGCGCGGAGCCATTTTGCTTACCTTTCTCAGCTCCATGACGGTTCTCTTCTGTATGAGCTTTCCCATTCAGGTAAATGGTGATTTGCAGTATGACCTTCGTTCTATTCCTGTGATGGGTGCGATTCTCTATGGAGGGACGCTCCCGGGAATCATTACCTCTGCGGTCATGTTGTTGTATCGCGTTTACATCGGGGGAGAAGGGGTTCTCGTCGCCTTCTTTAATTTTGCGATATACGGGCCTCCCCTGTTTATGATCATGAGCCGGTGGGAAGGACTTTCCCAACGCAAAAAACTGACGTTTATCCTGTTGATCGCATGCCTGAACCAACTGGCCCTGGCATTGGGAATCGCGATGGTTTTCTATTCCAATGGTGATCCGACGGATATCATCCTGCACAATGTCTGGACTCTTCTGCATTTCTCCCTGGTTGCGGTTCTGGCTTCCATCCTCTACGTCTATTTGATTGAATTTATCCGCGAATCCTTTTTTATCCGGTCGCAACTGATCCGCTCGGAAAAACTGAAGTTGATCAGTGAATTGGCCGCCAGTGTCGCTCATGAGGTGCGGAATCCGCTGACTGTGGTCAGGGGCTTTATTCAACTGCTGCGAGAAGAAGCCCATACAAAGAATGAAGCGTATTTCAAGCTCGTGCTTGGTGAACTGGACCGGGCAGAATTTATCATTTCGGATTATCTCAGCTTGGCCAAGCCTCAGGCCGATGTGCCGTCAAAAGTAGGGATGGCCGAAACGGTGACGGACGTTACTGCGTTAATCACCTCCTATGCCTTGATGAAAAAGGTCGAGCTGAGGGTAACGACCGAATCGGGGCTTTACGTCTATGGAAATAGTGTACGGATCAAGCAGGCTCTTTTAAACCTGATGAAGAACGGAATCGAATCAATGAAGCAGGGAGGAATCCTGGAGATTGAGGCCAAACAGAGCAGGGGATACGTGGTGGTGATGATCCGGGATCAGGGGGAAGGAATGACTGTATCCCAGATTGAACAGGTAGGCTTTCCCTTCTACTCGACGAAGGAAAAAGGAACCGGCCTCGGATTGATGGTTACCTGCAGAATTGTGGAAGCGATGGGGGGGAAGCTGGAATTCCAGAGTGATCCGGGAAAAGGAACGTGTGTCAAGGTATGTATTCCGGCATTATAGAAATAGAGGATTAATAGAGACAGCATCTCTGTTGGAAGGGCTGAACGCTGAAAATTAATCGGCGTCCAGTCCTTCAAATACGATGGAAACCTTCTCTTCCATGATTTCTTCAAGTGCCCAAGCTCCCTCGTTTCGGACCCAATCATAAAGGGCATTATAATAGATGTTTTCCAGCATGTTGGCAGCAACCAGCGGATTAAAGCGGGTTTTCAGCCGTCCTCTTTCCTGGGCTTCTTCGATCAGGTCCGCAAACAACTGACGGAGCTCGTAATAGACGTTTTTCTCGTTCTCCAGGATTTTTCTGTGCTTCATGGAAGACTCGACCAGAACCTTGATGAAGTCGTAGTTCTGAATATTTACTTCGTTCATGATTTTGTAGATGCGCAGCACCTTTTGTTTACAGCTGTCTCCGAAGTCCCACTCTTCCCGGCGTTCTTCAATCTCGTGCAGCCGCTCATATCCCCAATTGGCGAGAATTGCTTCCTTTGACGTGAAATGAAGAAAAATCGTCCCGCGGGCAACATCCGCTTCTTCCGAGATCATGTCAATCGTGGTGGCTTCAAACCCGTGCTGCTTAAAGAGTTTGATGGCGGAATTAAAGATCTTTTCTCTTGTTTCCCGCTTCTTTCGTTCT
This window harbors:
- a CDS encoding ATP-binding protein codes for the protein MLIVKDILLQLLIILVPAVLYKSIWLDRMSADHSRGAILLTFLSSMTVLFCMSFPIQVNGDLQYDLRSIPVMGAILYGGTLPGIITSAVMLLYRVYIGGEGVLVAFFNFAIYGPPLFMIMSRWEGLSQRKKLTFILLIACLNQLALALGIAMVFYSNGDPTDIILHNVWTLLHFSLVAVLASILYVYLIEFIRESFFIRSQLIRSEKLKLISELAASVAHEVRNPLTVVRGFIQLLREEAHTKNEAYFKLVLGELDRAEFIISDYLSLAKPQADVPSKVGMAETVTDVTALITSYALMKKVELRVTTESGLYVYGNSVRIKQALLNLMKNGIESMKQGGILEIEAKQSRGYVVVMIRDQGEGMTVSQIEQVGFPFYSTKEKGTGLGLMVTCRIVEAMGGKLEFQSDPGKGTCVKVCIPAL
- a CDS encoding TetR/AcrR family transcriptional regulator, whose product is MTTRRERKKRETREKIFNSAIKLFKQHGFEATTIDMISEEADVARGTIFLHFTSKEAILANWGYERLHEIEERREEWDFGDSCKQKVLRIYKIMNEVNIQNYDFIKVLVESSMKHRKILENEKNVYYELRQLFADLIEEAQERGRLKTRFNPLVAANMLENIYYNALYDWVRNEGAWALEEIMEEKVSIVFEGLDAD